One Deinococcus sp. LM3 DNA segment encodes these proteins:
- a CDS encoding diguanylate cyclase: protein MPVRRSLERQLLLGFTLPVLAIITVTVLSLTAFYEYRRHAQTVTHTRDVINQVRTLQILERQWLVAPTDDRREAFDRAWAETFALVRDDPAQRRRLQAWRDDLRRSEGEALSVRLQRTLPVAQEMVDVENTLLARRRAVTQERVDAAQWAVLIGLPLTAALGAGLGILMLRRVRSLTTPLLLATERVQAGDLNVRVPVTGQDELSVIARHFNDMTASLQRTVQEQRALQRTLEARVDSLVEASTTELQVLSQLGLFMQACETQGEAAEVIARVAPALFPLGGSVSLLAESRNMLERFAAWGDAPGGGTWLPEECWSSRLGTDHAAGPGLNAPRCRHDRSGLGTLCLTLNAQGETLGVVTLHFPDGPAAAQAQALARRFTDRLALSLANLRLKETLRHQSVRDPLTGLYNRRYFEETGGRELARAHRQGWPLSLLMLDVDHFKQFNDVHGHAVGDMVLRRLGHVLGRQFREEDVVCRYGGEEFMVMLPNCSPQAALERAEALRTATEALVLAAPDSSGLTVTVSVGVTTTTGDRSDLGVLVRQADQALYRAKAQGRNRVATYRAE from the coding sequence ATGCCTGTGCGTCGGTCCCTGGAACGGCAGCTTCTGCTGGGGTTCACCCTGCCGGTGCTGGCCATTATCACTGTGACGGTCCTGAGCCTGACCGCGTTTTACGAGTACCGCCGTCACGCCCAGACGGTCACGCACACGCGGGACGTGATCAATCAGGTCCGGACGCTGCAGATTCTGGAACGGCAGTGGCTGGTCGCGCCGACGGACGACCGGCGCGAGGCGTTCGACCGCGCCTGGGCCGAGACGTTCGCGCTGGTGCGGGACGATCCGGCGCAGCGGCGGCGGTTGCAGGCGTGGCGTGACGACCTGCGGCGCTCCGAGGGTGAGGCCCTGAGCGTGCGTCTGCAGCGGACGCTGCCGGTCGCGCAGGAGATGGTGGACGTGGAGAATACGCTGCTGGCGCGGCGGCGGGCGGTCACGCAGGAGCGGGTCGACGCGGCGCAGTGGGCGGTGCTGATCGGCCTGCCGCTCACGGCGGCGCTCGGGGCGGGCCTGGGCATCCTAATGCTGCGGCGCGTGCGGTCCCTGACGACGCCGCTGCTGCTCGCCACGGAACGCGTGCAGGCCGGTGATCTGAACGTCCGCGTGCCTGTGACCGGGCAGGACGAACTCAGCGTGATCGCCCGGCATTTCAACGACATGACCGCGTCGCTGCAACGGACCGTGCAGGAACAGCGGGCGCTGCAACGGACGCTGGAAGCGCGGGTGGACAGCCTCGTGGAGGCCAGCACCACCGAGTTGCAGGTCCTGAGTCAGCTGGGTCTGTTCATGCAGGCCTGCGAGACGCAGGGCGAGGCGGCCGAGGTGATCGCGCGGGTCGCGCCGGCCCTGTTCCCGCTGGGGGGCAGCGTGTCGCTGCTGGCCGAGTCCCGCAACATGCTCGAGCGGTTCGCGGCGTGGGGGGACGCGCCGGGAGGCGGGACGTGGCTGCCCGAGGAGTGCTGGTCGTCCCGTCTGGGCACCGATCACGCGGCCGGGCCGGGCCTGAACGCGCCGCGCTGCCGGCATGACCGGAGCGGGCTCGGCACGCTGTGCCTGACCCTGAACGCCCAGGGGGAGACGCTGGGCGTGGTGACGCTGCACTTCCCGGACGGACCGGCCGCCGCGCAGGCGCAGGCGCTGGCGCGGCGCTTCACGGACCGGCTGGCGCTGTCGCTGGCCAACCTGCGCCTCAAGGAGACGCTGCGCCACCAGAGTGTCCGTGATCCCCTGACGGGCCTGTACAACCGCCGGTACTTCGAGGAGACCGGCGGGCGGGAACTGGCCCGCGCGCACCGGCAGGGCTGGCCGCTGAGCCTGCTGATGCTGGACGTGGATCACTTCAAGCAGTTCAACGACGTGCACGGGCACGCGGTGGGGGACATGGTCCTGCGGCGGCTGGGGCACGTCCTGGGCCGGCAGTTCCGGGAGGAGGACGTCGTGTGCCGGTACGGCGGCGAGGAATTCATGGTGATGCTCCCGAACTGCTCGCCGCAGGCGGCGCTGGAACGGGCCGAGGCGCTGCGGACCGCGACCGAGGCGCTGGTGCTGGCCGCGCCGGACAGCAGCGGCCTGACCGTGACCGTGTCGGTGGGCGTGACCACCACGACCGGCGACCGCAGCGACCTGGGTGTCCTGGTGCGGCAGGCGGATCAGGCGCTGTACCGCGCCAAGGCGCAGGGCCGTAACCGGGTCGCGACCTACCGCGCGGAGTGA